A part of Neovison vison isolate M4711 chromosome 6, ASM_NN_V1, whole genome shotgun sequence genomic DNA contains:
- the CCRL2 gene encoding C-C chemokine receptor-like 2, translated as MDNYTSAPDDDYDVLIEDDMNSGEVERCDPYDPKFLAARVVPQLSTAVFLAGLLGSVWVALILVKHKGLKHRENIYLLNLTISNLCFLLALPFWAYTGTHGGVLDNPFCRILVVLYSIGLYSEAFFNVLLTVQRYLEFFPVSLPSTTRTARWGLVSSVLAWVLAALVILPESVFYKARMESQTSKCFFGRPHFLPAEETSWKRYLTLKMNILGLLFPLCVFVFCYGRVRKIRRSGERRSGRSKLVFAIMAVFLLMWGPYNIALFLSTFKDFFSLHDCKSDYNLDRSVQILRIVAATHCCVNPLLHAFLDPTFRRYLCHPCSVCSGRPLQSREESTREASREGHDHSIPLRASIN; from the coding sequence ATGGATAATTACACGTCAGCCCCCGACGATGACTATGACGTCCTCATCGAGGATGACATGAATAGCGGCGAAGTAGAACGGTGCGACCCCTACGACCCCAAGTTCCTGGCGGCCCGCGTGGTTCCACAGCTCTCCACCGCCGTGTTCCTGGCGGGTCTCCTGGGCAGTGTCTGGGTCGCGCTTATCCTGGTGAAACATAAAGGACTCAAGCACAGGGAAAATATCTACCTCCTAAACTTGACCatttcaaatttgtgtttcttGCTGGCCCTGCCGTTCTGGGCCTACACTGGGACGCATGGGGGGGTTCTCGACAACCCCTTCTGTAGAATTCTAGTGGTACTTTACTCCATCGGCCTGTACAGTGAAGCGTTTTTCAACGTCCTCCTGACCGTGCAGAGGTACCTGGAGTTTTTCCCCGTGAGCTTGCCCTCCACCACCCGGACAGCACGCTGGGGCTTGGTCTCAAGTGTTCTGGCGTGGGTCCTAGCCGCTCTGGTCATTTTGCCCGAATCCGTGTTTTACAAAGCTCGGATGGAAAGCCAGACATCCAAGTGCTTCTTCGGACGACCTCACTTCTTGCCGGCGGAGGAGACATCCTGGAAGCGTTATCTGAccttaaaaatgaacattttgggACTTCTTTTTCCACTGTGCGTTTTTGTCTTTTGCTATGGACGAGTGAGAAAAATACGaaggtctggggagaggaggTCTGGACGTTCCAAGCTTGTTTTTGCCATAATGGCTGTTTTCCTTCTGATGTGGGGACCCTACAATATTgcccttttcctctccacttttaaagactttttctCCCTGCATGACTGCAAGAGCGACTACAACCTGGACAGGAGCGTTCAGATCCTGAGAATTGTCGCGGCCACCCACTGCTGCGTCAACCCCCTCCTGCATGCGTTCCTCGACCCCACATTCAGAAGATACCTCTGCCACCCTTGCTCAGTGTGCAGTGGTCGTCCGCTTCAGTCCAGGGAGGAATCTACACGAGAGGCATCCAGAGAAGGACACGACCATTCCATTCCCCTCCGAGCTAGTATAAACTAG
- the LOC122909492 gene encoding C-C chemokine receptor type 5 codes for MNDSTPTPYYDIDYGMSEPCQKTDVRRIAARLLPPLYSLVFVFGFVGNVLVVLILINCKRLKSMTDIYLLNLAISDLLFLLTIPFWAHYAADQWVFGNRLCQILTGLYYVGFYTGIFFIILLTIDRYLAIVHAVFAVKARTVTFGVVTSGVTWVVAVLASLPGIIFTRSQKERSRLTCSPHFPPTQYHFWKNFLTLKMTILGLVLPLLVMVVCYSAILKTLLRCRNEKKRHKAVRLIFMIVIVYFLFWAPYNIVLLLSTFQESFGLNNCSSSNRLDQAMQVTETLGMTHCCINPIIYAFVGEKFRNYLLTFFRKHIARRFCKRCPVFLGDVSDRASSVYTRSTGEQEISAGL; via the coding sequence ATGAATGACTCCACACCGACTCCATACTATGACATCGATTACGGGATGTCAGAGCCCTGTCAGAAGACCGACGTGAGACGGATCGCAGCCAGGCTCCTGCCTCCGCTCTACTCGCTGGTGTTCGTCTTTGGTTTCGTGGGCAATGTGCTGGTCGTCCTCATCCTCATCAACTGCAAAAGGCTGAAGAGCATGACTGACATCTACCTGCTCAACCTGGCCATCTCCGACCTGCTCTTCCTTCTCACCATCCCGTTCTGGGCCCACTACGCCGCGGACCAGTGGGTCTTTGGAAATAGGCTGTGTCAGATTTTGACAGGGCTCTACTACGTAGGCTTCTACACGGGCATCTTCTTCATCATCCTCCTGACCATCGACAGGTACCTGGCGATCGTCCACGCTGTGTTTGCCGTAAAGGCCAGGACGGTCACCTTTGGGGTGGTGACGAgcggggtcacctgggtggtggCCGTGTTGGCCTCTCTCCCCGGGATCATCTTCACCAGATCCCAGAAAGAGAGGTCTCGCCTGACCTGCAGCCCTCATTTCCCACCCACTCAGTACCATTTCTGGAAGAACTTCCTGACATTAAAGATGACCATCTTGGGTCTGGTCCTGCCCCTGCTCGTCATGGTCGTCTGCTACTCGGCCATCCTCAAGACCCTGCTTCGGTGCCGAAACGAAAAGAAGAGGCACAAGGCGGTGAGGCTCATTTTCATGATCGTGattgtttactttcttttctggGCTCCCTACAACATCGTGCTTCTCCTGAGCACCTTCCAGGAGTCCTTCGGCCTAAATAATTGCAGCAGCTCCAACCGGCTGGACCAAGCCATGCAGGTGACGGAGACCCTTGGGATGACACACTGTTGCATCAACCCCATCATCTACGCCTTCGTGGGGGAGAAGTTCAGAAACTACCTCTTAACGTTCTTCCGAAAGCACATCGCCAGACGCTTCTGCAAACGCTGCCCCGTCTTCCTGGGAGACGTGTCCGACCGGGCAAGCTCGGTTTACACTCGATCCACCGGGGAGCAGGAGATCTCTGCCGGCTTATGA